AATAGGGCAGGAATAAGAGCTATAACAACCATGCTCATGGTTCGTTTCATATCCATTGCATCTCTAATGTGGCTGCCTTTTTTTGTAACATCTCCAAGTACGTAGAGAAATGTTTCAAAACTTTCGAAAACTGGAAGCCATTTCTCGTATTTGCCACCCTTCTCGTAATTGGGTTTTATTTTATCGAGATATTTTCTAAATGAATCCATTTTATATTGATTATTTTATATTTACTTTTTTTCGATTGATAATTGATAATTCTCCCAATATCTATTGGTATTATAATTATGAAACCTAATTCATTTCTTTTATCATAATGTTTAGTCCATTGCGTACTATTTCCTGAACATTAATTTTTGAGGTACATACAAATTCGCACAAAGCAAAATCTTCTTCTGCAATTTCATAAATTCCCAGTTCTTCCATCTGGTCGATGTCTTCAATTATTATTGCTTTAAGCAAATGTTGTGGTAAAATATCCATTGGGAAAACTTTGTCGTACTCACCTGTAACCACGAAAGAACGTAATCCTCCTTTCATATTTGTGTTTAGAGCGTATTTTCTTTTGGGGGTCATCCACGAACAGAAAGTACGTGAAACACTAAATTTTCCAAATCCGGGCATTCCCCATCCAAGTAGTTCTGCTTTATTTCCTTCCGGAATAACACTTATCATTGAGTCGTAAAAACCAACAAATCCTTTCATAGAGATTAGTGATCCGGTGAGTACATTTCCGCTGATAATTCTATTCTCATTTTCCGAAATATTGTTTGCAATAATTTTATCAATTGATGCACCCAGCATAGTTTCAAAGTATTGGGGCTTTTTAACTTCTGAACCCACCAAAGCAACTGTTTTTTTTGCATCCAATTTGCCATTGGCAAAAAGTCGTCCTATCATGGCAAGCTCTTGTGGATTTATGTACCACACAACTTCACCTTTGTTTATAGGGTTTAGATGATGAATCTGGATTCCTACATTTCCAGCAGGATGTGGACCTGAAAAGTAATTTATATCAACATTTTTAAGCTTTGAAAATACAGATTCTGAGTTTTCAGATTTTAAGTTCAAATATATTTTACCTTCAGTAAGTTT
This genomic window from Bacteroidota bacterium contains:
- a CDS encoding Na(+)-translocating NADH-quinone reductase subunit A — its product is MTKVVRIKRGLDIKLKGKPEKTISPISNTEFFAIKPTDFEGITPKLKVKIDSEVKAGSPLFFDKNRPEAMFTSPVSGKVVAINRGERRRLLEIVVKADETILYEEFKQGNPIQLSKEEIIENLLKSGLWPFVRQRPYSIIANPADQPKAIYISGFDTAPLAPDFDFILKAEEKNLQSGIDALSKLTEGKIYLNLKSENSESVFSKLKNVDINYFSGPHPAGNVGIQIHHLNPINKGEVVWYINPQELAMIGRLFANGKLDAKKTVALVGSEVKKPQYFETMLGASIDKIIANNISENENRIISGNVLTGSLISMKGFVGFYDSMISVIPEGNKAELLGWGMPGFGKFSVSRTFCSWMTPKRKYALNTNMKGGLRSFVVTGEYDKVFPMDILPQHLLKAIIIEDIDQMEELGIYEIAEEDFALCEFVCTSKINVQEIVRNGLNIMIKEMN